A single window of Periplaneta americana isolate PAMFEO1 chromosome 14, P.americana_PAMFEO1_priV1, whole genome shotgun sequence DNA harbors:
- the Zwilch gene encoding protein zwilch homolog isoform X2: MTLKDSTYYSVPDFEDLDLTGSPLEWISEEGKFDDISLINPQKHWQKDEENHGALSPCETRSILFMCGRTVSNWKTPIYVLGDASDVDKTVLMSRFNDKKNGWVTRSVVRMLGHWSYKQAEAYVADIIKEHVDVSKMPKQKVKSCITNVYEIVGSIRNTEHPQDCSLSLNISWSDSTSIALPPLYADTTLETILILDQSVSPAYKLWLQLKLLHQLLILLTSAKQKQDHSVIQLPTSELVTESSRTDMLTLIHELDYTYKSYSESVNFTDENMAEMRQLNLLVEQTVSGKSTHYWDFTHHLFLLLINCRDSQDLVRCLMAVFQEVQSGNAKPFVHPKNPTNIARIITECIHSGFVLPELSGTKAVEYLIEIGLNKLSKDYANIFLHSELATLEQLNLSSADANIMDNPRGRLDTLARLHVTLEILLLVASKMQFCLTSLAAYILNNIHTQVKSVTQLLETGHLKFKAPVVTKDVQEVITRRYFSSRLELTSVGKIYKVSSVLYCSTLPVFPYIRHTSNIPTESQLLDEVSNVINEDVYCSHLTYIGSKLGNF, from the exons ATGACCCTTAAGGATTCTACATATTACAGTGTACCAGATTTTGAAG atttagatCTTACTGGTTCACCACTCGAGTGGATTTCGGAAGAAGGGAAATTTGATGACATTTCTCTGATAAATCCTCAGAAACATTGGCAGAAAGACGAGGAGAATCATGGCGCCCTTTCTCCATGTGAAACAAG gAGTATATTATTCATGTGTGGCCGTACTGTCAGTAACTGGAAGACGCCTATCTATGTCCTGGGTGATGCTTCGGACGTCGATAAAACTGTGCTCATGTCAAGGTTTAATGACAAGAAGAATGGCTGGGTGACACGTAGTGTTGTCCGAATGTTAGGGCACTGGAGTTACAAGCAAGCTGAAGCTTATGTTGCAGATATTATTAAAGAACATGTTGATGTATCAAAAATGCCTAAACAGAAG GTTAAATCCTGTATCACGAACGTATACGAAATTGTTGGATCTATTAGAAATACTGAGCACCCTCAAGATTGCAGTTTGTCCCTTAATATATCATGGAGTGATTCGACTTCAATTGCTTTACCTCCATTATATGCAGACACCACCTTG GAGACAATACTTATTCTGGACCAATCTGTGAGTCCAGCATATAAACTATGGCTCCAATTGAAGCTGCTGCATCAGCTTCTTATTCTGCTGACATCCGCAAAACAGAAACAAGATCATTCTGTTATACAGCTTCCTACGTCCGAGCTGGTAACTGAGAGTAGTAGAACTGATATGCTAACTCTGATTCATGAGTTGGATTACACATACAAGAGCTACTCAGAATCTGTAAATTTTACAGAC GAAAATATGGCAGAAATGAGACAACTAAATCTCTTAGTTGAACAAACTGTCTCTGGCAAATCAACTCATTATTGGGACTTCACACATCACCTCTTTCTGCTGCTAATTA ATTGCAGAGACTCTCAGGACTTGGTGAGATGCTTGATGGCTGTGTTTCAAGAAGTGCAGTCTGGAAATgcaaaaccattt GTGCACCCCAAGAATCCAACAAACATAGCTCGAATAATTACAGAATGTATTCACAGTGGATTTGTGTTACCAGAACTCAGTGGGACAAAAGCTGTGGAATATCTTATCGAGATTGGGCTGAATAAATTGTCCAAGGACTATGCAAACATTTTCCTACATTCTGAATTGGCAACTTTGGAACAGTTAAATTTGTCGTCTGCTGACGCTAATAT CATGGATAATCCACGTGGTAGACTAGATACTCTAGCCAGGCTTCATGTGACATTGGAAATCCTTCTACTTGTTGCATCTAAAATGCAGTTCTGTCTTACATCTCTTGCGGCTTACATACTCAATAATATCCACACTCAA GTTAAATCTGTAACACAGCTCTTGGAAACTGGTCATTTAAAGTTCAAAGCACCTGTTGTCACTAAGGATGTACAAGAAGTTATTACCag GAGATATTTCAGTTCTCGTCTAGAACTAACTTCAGTGGGAAAAATTTACAAAGTGAGTTCGGTTCTGTATTGTAGCACACTTCCTGTTTTCCCATATATTCGGCATACTTCAAACATTCCAACAG AATCGCAGCTGCTTGATGAAGTTAGTAATGTCATCAATGAGGATGTGTATTGCAGTCATCTGACTTACATCGGCAGCAAACTGGGGAACTTCTAA
- the Zwilch gene encoding protein zwilch homolog isoform X1 produces the protein MDQIAAVKKLIKNPDLEVCFQKAPSYVKPFLCGSYDENIVIVYSPMLEAVVRTNEIGVENSIAEDLDLTGSPLEWISEEGKFDDISLINPQKHWQKDEENHGALSPCETRSILFMCGRTVSNWKTPIYVLGDASDVDKTVLMSRFNDKKNGWVTRSVVRMLGHWSYKQAEAYVADIIKEHVDVSKMPKQKVKSCITNVYEIVGSIRNTEHPQDCSLSLNISWSDSTSIALPPLYADTTLETILILDQSVSPAYKLWLQLKLLHQLLILLTSAKQKQDHSVIQLPTSELVTESSRTDMLTLIHELDYTYKSYSESVNFTDENMAEMRQLNLLVEQTVSGKSTHYWDFTHHLFLLLINCRDSQDLVRCLMAVFQEVQSGNAKPFVHPKNPTNIARIITECIHSGFVLPELSGTKAVEYLIEIGLNKLSKDYANIFLHSELATLEQLNLSSADANIMDNPRGRLDTLARLHVTLEILLLVASKMQFCLTSLAAYILNNIHTQVKSVTQLLETGHLKFKAPVVTKDVQEVITRRYFSSRLELTSVGKIYKVSSVLYCSTLPVFPYIRHTSNIPTESQLLDEVSNVINEDVYCSHLTYIGSKLGNF, from the exons ATGGATCAGATTGCGGCAGTGAAAAAATTGATTAAGAATCCTGACCTTGAAGTTTGTTTTCAGAAAGCTCCTTCGTACGTCAAACCGTTTCTTTGTGGTTCATATGATGAAAATATAGTAATTGTGTATAGTCCAATG tTGGAGGCTGTGGTGAGAACAAACGAAATTGGAGTTGAGAATAGTATTGCAGAAG atttagatCTTACTGGTTCACCACTCGAGTGGATTTCGGAAGAAGGGAAATTTGATGACATTTCTCTGATAAATCCTCAGAAACATTGGCAGAAAGACGAGGAGAATCATGGCGCCCTTTCTCCATGTGAAACAAG gAGTATATTATTCATGTGTGGCCGTACTGTCAGTAACTGGAAGACGCCTATCTATGTCCTGGGTGATGCTTCGGACGTCGATAAAACTGTGCTCATGTCAAGGTTTAATGACAAGAAGAATGGCTGGGTGACACGTAGTGTTGTCCGAATGTTAGGGCACTGGAGTTACAAGCAAGCTGAAGCTTATGTTGCAGATATTATTAAAGAACATGTTGATGTATCAAAAATGCCTAAACAGAAG GTTAAATCCTGTATCACGAACGTATACGAAATTGTTGGATCTATTAGAAATACTGAGCACCCTCAAGATTGCAGTTTGTCCCTTAATATATCATGGAGTGATTCGACTTCAATTGCTTTACCTCCATTATATGCAGACACCACCTTG GAGACAATACTTATTCTGGACCAATCTGTGAGTCCAGCATATAAACTATGGCTCCAATTGAAGCTGCTGCATCAGCTTCTTATTCTGCTGACATCCGCAAAACAGAAACAAGATCATTCTGTTATACAGCTTCCTACGTCCGAGCTGGTAACTGAGAGTAGTAGAACTGATATGCTAACTCTGATTCATGAGTTGGATTACACATACAAGAGCTACTCAGAATCTGTAAATTTTACAGAC GAAAATATGGCAGAAATGAGACAACTAAATCTCTTAGTTGAACAAACTGTCTCTGGCAAATCAACTCATTATTGGGACTTCACACATCACCTCTTTCTGCTGCTAATTA ATTGCAGAGACTCTCAGGACTTGGTGAGATGCTTGATGGCTGTGTTTCAAGAAGTGCAGTCTGGAAATgcaaaaccattt GTGCACCCCAAGAATCCAACAAACATAGCTCGAATAATTACAGAATGTATTCACAGTGGATTTGTGTTACCAGAACTCAGTGGGACAAAAGCTGTGGAATATCTTATCGAGATTGGGCTGAATAAATTGTCCAAGGACTATGCAAACATTTTCCTACATTCTGAATTGGCAACTTTGGAACAGTTAAATTTGTCGTCTGCTGACGCTAATAT CATGGATAATCCACGTGGTAGACTAGATACTCTAGCCAGGCTTCATGTGACATTGGAAATCCTTCTACTTGTTGCATCTAAAATGCAGTTCTGTCTTACATCTCTTGCGGCTTACATACTCAATAATATCCACACTCAA GTTAAATCTGTAACACAGCTCTTGGAAACTGGTCATTTAAAGTTCAAAGCACCTGTTGTCACTAAGGATGTACAAGAAGTTATTACCag GAGATATTTCAGTTCTCGTCTAGAACTAACTTCAGTGGGAAAAATTTACAAAGTGAGTTCGGTTCTGTATTGTAGCACACTTCCTGTTTTCCCATATATTCGGCATACTTCAAACATTCCAACAG AATCGCAGCTGCTTGATGAAGTTAGTAATGTCATCAATGAGGATGTGTATTGCAGTCATCTGACTTACATCGGCAGCAAACTGGGGAACTTCTAA
- the Zwilch gene encoding protein zwilch homolog isoform X3, which translates to MCGRTVSNWKTPIYVLGDASDVDKTVLMSRFNDKKNGWVTRSVVRMLGHWSYKQAEAYVADIIKEHVDVSKMPKQKVKSCITNVYEIVGSIRNTEHPQDCSLSLNISWSDSTSIALPPLYADTTLETILILDQSVSPAYKLWLQLKLLHQLLILLTSAKQKQDHSVIQLPTSELVTESSRTDMLTLIHELDYTYKSYSESVNFTDENMAEMRQLNLLVEQTVSGKSTHYWDFTHHLFLLLINCRDSQDLVRCLMAVFQEVQSGNAKPFVHPKNPTNIARIITECIHSGFVLPELSGTKAVEYLIEIGLNKLSKDYANIFLHSELATLEQLNLSSADANIMDNPRGRLDTLARLHVTLEILLLVASKMQFCLTSLAAYILNNIHTQVKSVTQLLETGHLKFKAPVVTKDVQEVITRRYFSSRLELTSVGKIYKVSSVLYCSTLPVFPYIRHTSNIPTESQLLDEVSNVINEDVYCSHLTYIGSKLGNF; encoded by the exons ATGTGTGGCCGTACTGTCAGTAACTGGAAGACGCCTATCTATGTCCTGGGTGATGCTTCGGACGTCGATAAAACTGTGCTCATGTCAAGGTTTAATGACAAGAAGAATGGCTGGGTGACACGTAGTGTTGTCCGAATGTTAGGGCACTGGAGTTACAAGCAAGCTGAAGCTTATGTTGCAGATATTATTAAAGAACATGTTGATGTATCAAAAATGCCTAAACAGAAG GTTAAATCCTGTATCACGAACGTATACGAAATTGTTGGATCTATTAGAAATACTGAGCACCCTCAAGATTGCAGTTTGTCCCTTAATATATCATGGAGTGATTCGACTTCAATTGCTTTACCTCCATTATATGCAGACACCACCTTG GAGACAATACTTATTCTGGACCAATCTGTGAGTCCAGCATATAAACTATGGCTCCAATTGAAGCTGCTGCATCAGCTTCTTATTCTGCTGACATCCGCAAAACAGAAACAAGATCATTCTGTTATACAGCTTCCTACGTCCGAGCTGGTAACTGAGAGTAGTAGAACTGATATGCTAACTCTGATTCATGAGTTGGATTACACATACAAGAGCTACTCAGAATCTGTAAATTTTACAGAC GAAAATATGGCAGAAATGAGACAACTAAATCTCTTAGTTGAACAAACTGTCTCTGGCAAATCAACTCATTATTGGGACTTCACACATCACCTCTTTCTGCTGCTAATTA ATTGCAGAGACTCTCAGGACTTGGTGAGATGCTTGATGGCTGTGTTTCAAGAAGTGCAGTCTGGAAATgcaaaaccattt GTGCACCCCAAGAATCCAACAAACATAGCTCGAATAATTACAGAATGTATTCACAGTGGATTTGTGTTACCAGAACTCAGTGGGACAAAAGCTGTGGAATATCTTATCGAGATTGGGCTGAATAAATTGTCCAAGGACTATGCAAACATTTTCCTACATTCTGAATTGGCAACTTTGGAACAGTTAAATTTGTCGTCTGCTGACGCTAATAT CATGGATAATCCACGTGGTAGACTAGATACTCTAGCCAGGCTTCATGTGACATTGGAAATCCTTCTACTTGTTGCATCTAAAATGCAGTTCTGTCTTACATCTCTTGCGGCTTACATACTCAATAATATCCACACTCAA GTTAAATCTGTAACACAGCTCTTGGAAACTGGTCATTTAAAGTTCAAAGCACCTGTTGTCACTAAGGATGTACAAGAAGTTATTACCag GAGATATTTCAGTTCTCGTCTAGAACTAACTTCAGTGGGAAAAATTTACAAAGTGAGTTCGGTTCTGTATTGTAGCACACTTCCTGTTTTCCCATATATTCGGCATACTTCAAACATTCCAACAG AATCGCAGCTGCTTGATGAAGTTAGTAATGTCATCAATGAGGATGTGTATTGCAGTCATCTGACTTACATCGGCAGCAAACTGGGGAACTTCTAA